A window of the Glaciimonas sp. CA11.2 genome harbors these coding sequences:
- a CDS encoding branched-chain amino acid ABC transporter substrate-binding protein yields MYARTKLMMVMLAALPGLAMAQETQVVQIGFSGPLTGPQASAGKDNQGGLSMAIDKLNAQGLVIGGKKIKFEALMEDDQADPRAGVSVAQKLSDLHVKAIIGPYNSGVTIPASRVYNDSGIVMATVASNPKITQQGFANVFRVAASDSQLGGKMALYAAKELKVKQVSIIDDRTAYGQGLAEEFAKVAKANGIKVVSTDFTNDKATDFTAILTSIKAKKPDAIFYGGYSPQGGPMTRQMKQLGLNTKLLGGDGICAPEMGRLGGDAVGDQVYCTQGGAMLDKLAAGKAFAAEYQKRFSRPAETYAASFYDGMMVVAQAMKEANSVEPKQYIAALGKIKYKGVAGLYEFDANHDLKQSPVTVFRFKDGLPVALTSY; encoded by the coding sequence ATGTACGCACGGACCAAATTGATGATGGTGATGTTGGCAGCACTTCCAGGACTCGCTATGGCGCAGGAGACACAAGTAGTACAAATCGGTTTCAGCGGCCCGTTGACCGGCCCACAAGCATCTGCCGGTAAGGATAACCAAGGCGGTTTGTCCATGGCGATCGACAAACTGAATGCTCAGGGACTTGTCATCGGCGGTAAAAAAATTAAGTTCGAAGCCTTGATGGAAGACGATCAGGCCGATCCACGTGCAGGCGTTAGCGTCGCTCAGAAACTGAGCGATCTGCACGTTAAAGCGATTATCGGACCTTATAATTCTGGGGTTACTATCCCTGCATCGCGTGTCTACAACGACAGCGGTATTGTGATGGCAACGGTTGCCTCGAATCCAAAAATCACGCAACAGGGCTTTGCCAATGTTTTCCGCGTTGCAGCTAGCGATAGCCAGCTTGGTGGAAAGATGGCGTTGTATGCAGCCAAGGAACTGAAAGTGAAGCAAGTATCGATCATTGATGATCGTACAGCTTATGGCCAAGGTCTGGCTGAAGAGTTTGCTAAAGTTGCCAAGGCCAATGGTATCAAAGTCGTCAGCACTGACTTCACCAACGACAAAGCGACTGATTTCACCGCGATACTGACCTCGATCAAAGCGAAAAAACCTGACGCGATTTTTTACGGTGGATACTCGCCACAAGGCGGTCCAATGACACGTCAAATGAAGCAACTGGGATTAAACACCAAGTTGCTGGGCGGCGATGGTATCTGCGCGCCAGAAATGGGCCGTTTGGGCGGCGATGCAGTGGGCGATCAGGTGTATTGCACCCAAGGTGGCGCGATGCTCGACAAATTGGCTGCAGGGAAGGCGTTTGCCGCTGAATACCAAAAACGTTTCAGCCGTCCTGCTGAAACTTACGCAGCGTCGTTTTACGACGGCATGATGGTCGTGGCTCAGGCAATGAAAGAAGCCAATTCGGTTGAGCCAAAGCAATATATCGCAGCGTTAGGCAAGATCAAATACAAAGGTGTTGCTGGTTTGTATGAGTTTGACGCGAATCATGATTTGAAACAATCGCCTGTGACCGTATTCCGGTTTAAGGACGGCTTGCCAGTCGCGCTGACAAGTTATTAA
- the lhpH gene encoding trans-3-hydroxy-L-proline dehydratase yields the protein MLSYTRTIHTVDAHTGGEPLRIVISGLPPVPGETILARRAWLQKNRDNVRQFLMNEPRGHADMYGAYLLPAVTAEADFGVIFIHNEGYSDMCGHGIIALGKVLVELNHVERTIPLTRIGFDTPAGFIEAQVEWDGTRAGSVTFRNVPAFIYQRDIEVDTPSFGKIIGDVVFGGAFYYYINADQANVQIRPEQVRTLIQLGAETKAAVKAKINIQHPIETGLNTLYGTIVDGAPNNPTADQANVCIFADREVDRSPTGTGTSGRAAQLFLRGKLSLDQPLINESIVGSCFSVRVVGTTKVADFDAVMTEVTGDAHIMSFNQWVLEESDPFPEGFFLR from the coding sequence ATGTTGAGTTACACACGCACCATACACACAGTTGACGCGCATACCGGCGGTGAGCCATTGCGCATCGTGATTTCGGGACTACCGCCGGTGCCGGGCGAGACTATATTGGCACGTCGCGCATGGCTGCAAAAAAACCGTGACAACGTGCGTCAATTCCTCATGAACGAGCCGCGCGGCCATGCTGACATGTACGGTGCGTATCTGTTGCCCGCAGTGACAGCTGAGGCCGACTTCGGCGTAATTTTTATCCACAATGAAGGTTATAGCGACATGTGCGGTCACGGCATTATTGCGCTCGGAAAGGTATTGGTGGAATTGAACCATGTCGAGCGCACGATTCCGTTGACGCGCATTGGTTTTGACACGCCAGCGGGATTTATTGAAGCACAGGTTGAATGGGATGGAACGCGCGCAGGCAGCGTCACTTTTCGTAACGTTCCGGCATTCATCTATCAACGCGATATTGAAGTTGATACCCCCAGTTTTGGAAAAATTATCGGTGATGTCGTGTTCGGTGGCGCTTTCTACTACTACATCAACGCAGATCAGGCGAATGTCCAGATCCGGCCAGAACAAGTCCGCACGTTAATTCAGCTCGGTGCAGAAACCAAGGCGGCGGTAAAAGCCAAAATCAACATTCAGCATCCCATCGAAACAGGACTGAATACACTGTACGGCACGATCGTCGACGGCGCGCCAAACAATCCAACGGCTGATCAGGCAAATGTGTGTATTTTTGCAGATCGTGAGGTCGATCGTTCGCCAACCGGAACCGGTACCTCGGGCCGTGCTGCCCAATTGTTTTTGAGAGGAAAACTTTCACTGGACCAACCGCTGATCAACGAAAGTATCGTTGGTAGCTGTTTTAGTGTGCGTGTTGTTGGCACAACCAAGGTTGCTGATTTTGATGCGGTAATGACAGAGGTAACCGGTGATGCGCATATCATGAGCTTCAATCAATGGGTGTTGGAAGAATCAGATCCATTCCCAGAGGGTTTCTTTTTACGCTAA
- a CDS encoding delta(1)-pyrroline-2-carboxylate reductase family protein, whose product MHILNSQQTAAALPYKALVPAIALAAKQLYDGQINAPERMVVEIDKASVLLCMPAIGADISVTKLITVHANNSHHQLPAIQGEVVVFETGTGRRLALLDGPVVSARRTAAVTLLGIQTLLPRKPETALLIGTGVQAAAHADALAEYFGVRTFWIAARDTAKTQAFCDALRQRYPQVSVHPIAADTLDNALPLTDVVIALTTSRSAVIPKHISADTLAVGVGAFKPDMVEFPAELLHERTIIVDYLAGAKHEAGDLLQAKIDWSAVVELPQVLRQRSLQTDTLPVFKTVGHAAWDLAAARVAMTSLTF is encoded by the coding sequence ATGCATATTCTCAATTCGCAACAAACCGCAGCAGCGTTGCCGTACAAGGCTTTGGTTCCCGCAATCGCATTAGCTGCAAAACAGTTATATGATGGTCAGATCAACGCACCAGAGCGCATGGTCGTCGAGATCGATAAGGCTAGTGTGTTGCTGTGCATGCCGGCGATTGGTGCAGATATCAGTGTCACAAAATTGATTACCGTTCACGCGAATAATAGCCATCATCAGCTTCCTGCTATCCAAGGTGAAGTGGTGGTTTTTGAAACAGGGACCGGGCGCCGTCTGGCGCTACTTGACGGTCCGGTGGTATCGGCGCGCCGCACGGCGGCGGTTACGCTGCTAGGTATTCAAACGTTATTACCGCGTAAACCGGAGACCGCATTATTGATTGGGACAGGTGTTCAGGCGGCAGCGCACGCTGACGCACTCGCGGAGTATTTTGGCGTACGCACGTTTTGGATTGCTGCCCGCGACACGGCTAAAACCCAAGCATTTTGCGATGCATTAAGGCAACGTTATCCGCAAGTTTCAGTGCATCCGATTGCCGCCGATACGCTGGATAATGCGCTGCCGTTGACGGATGTAGTGATCGCGTTGACGACGTCACGGTCAGCGGTTATTCCAAAGCATATTTCGGCAGATACGTTAGCTGTTGGCGTGGGCGCGTTTAAACCGGACATGGTTGAGTTTCCTGCCGAGTTATTGCATGAGCGCACTATTATTGTCGATTATCTGGCAGGTGCGAAGCATGAAGCCGGTGATTTGCTACAGGCCAAAATTGATTGGTCTGCGGTCGTTGAATTGCCGCAAGTATTACGACAACGCTCGTTACAAACGGATACATTGCCTGTATTTAAAACCGTTGGCCATGCCGCCTGGGATTTGGCCGCAGCACGGGTTGCAATGACATCGTTAACGTTTTAA
- a CDS encoding rhodanese-like domain-containing protein: MPGTAKLLEIGRTRGQAGNLPYAGAFTPAETYALLTASPDTILVDVRTNAERDWIGRVTINEKQHAAVQWTQYPGGTPNPDFLNQLALFANKQTTLVFLCRSGVRSRHAATLATENGYVACFDILEGFEGDKDAAGHRKTVGGWCKADLPWMGA; encoded by the coding sequence ATGCCAGGCACCGCGAAGTTGTTAGAAATCGGCCGCACCCGTGGTCAAGCCGGAAACTTACCGTATGCAGGCGCTTTTACGCCAGCCGAGACCTATGCGTTGTTAACAGCTAGTCCCGATACAATTTTAGTCGACGTTCGGACCAATGCAGAAAGGGATTGGATTGGTCGGGTGACGATCAACGAGAAACAACACGCCGCTGTGCAATGGACGCAATATCCGGGCGGTACGCCAAACCCCGACTTTTTAAATCAATTAGCATTATTTGCCAATAAACAAACAACGCTAGTCTTCCTGTGCCGATCGGGCGTACGCTCGCGTCACGCAGCAACGCTAGCGACTGAAAACGGCTACGTCGCTTGCTTTGATATTCTCGAAGGATTTGAAGGCGATAAAGACGCCGCAGGACATAGGAAAACTGTGGGTGGATGGTGCAAGGCCGACTTGCCTTGGATGGGGGCATGA
- the glnA gene encoding type I glutamate--ammonia ligase, which translates to MAMTAAEVLKMVKDNEVKFVDFRFADTKGKEQHVTVPVSHFDMDKFESGHAFDGSSIAGWKGIEASDMILIPDPNTANIDPFMEETTLFMQCDVIEPADGKGYDRDPRSIAKRAEAYLKSSGLGDTAYFGPEPEFFIFDNVRWGADMSGSFVKIGSEEASWSSSADLPNGNTGHRPTVKGGYFPVPPVDSFQDMRSEMCLILESLGIPVEVHHHEVAGAGQNEIGTRFSTLVERADWTQNLKYVVWNVAHTYGKTATFMPKPIVGDNGSGMHVHQSVWKDGVNLFAGDGYAGLSEFALYYIGGIIKHAKALNAITNPGTNSYKRLVPGYEAPVKLAYSAKNRSASIRIPHVSNPKGRRIETRFPDPLANPYLCFAALLMAGLDGVQNKIHPGEAASKDLYHLPPEEDKLIPTVCASLEEALEALDKDREFLTRGGVFSDSMIDAYLELKMQEVQRFRMATHPIEFDMYYSV; encoded by the coding sequence ATGGCAATGACGGCCGCAGAAGTCTTGAAGATGGTGAAAGACAACGAAGTAAAGTTCGTTGATTTTCGCTTCGCTGATACCAAAGGCAAGGAGCAGCACGTAACTGTCCCTGTTTCCCATTTTGATATGGACAAATTTGAGTCCGGTCATGCTTTTGACGGTTCTTCGATTGCTGGCTGGAAGGGTATTGAAGCATCAGACATGATTCTGATTCCTGATCCTAATACCGCCAACATCGATCCGTTCATGGAAGAAACCACATTGTTCATGCAATGTGACGTAATCGAGCCAGCCGATGGTAAAGGTTATGATCGTGACCCGCGTTCGATCGCCAAGCGCGCTGAAGCGTACTTGAAATCGTCCGGTCTGGGCGACACTGCCTATTTCGGTCCAGAGCCGGAATTTTTCATTTTTGATAATGTTCGTTGGGGCGCCGACATGTCGGGTTCCTTCGTCAAGATCGGTTCCGAAGAAGCATCATGGAGTTCGAGCGCGGACCTGCCAAACGGCAATACAGGTCACCGTCCTACCGTAAAGGGTGGTTACTTCCCAGTCCCACCAGTCGACAGCTTCCAGGACATGCGTTCGGAAATGTGTTTGATTCTGGAATCTCTGGGTATCCCGGTTGAAGTACATCACCACGAAGTTGCAGGCGCTGGTCAGAACGAAATCGGTACCCGGTTCTCGACGCTGGTTGAGCGTGCTGACTGGACCCAGAATCTGAAATATGTGGTCTGGAACGTGGCCCATACCTACGGCAAAACAGCGACTTTTATGCCTAAGCCTATCGTTGGCGATAACGGCTCCGGTATGCACGTTCACCAATCGGTCTGGAAAGACGGCGTCAACCTGTTCGCAGGCGACGGTTATGCTGGTTTGTCTGAATTCGCACTGTATTACATAGGCGGTATCATCAAGCATGCCAAGGCATTGAACGCGATTACCAATCCGGGTACTAACTCGTACAAGCGTCTGGTCCCAGGCTACGAAGCGCCGGTCAAACTGGCTTATTCAGCTAAAAACCGTTCTGCTTCTATCCGTATTCCACACGTGTCGAATCCAAAAGGACGTCGGATCGAAACACGTTTCCCTGATCCACTGGCTAACCCGTACCTGTGTTTTGCTGCGTTGCTGATGGCTGGTCTGGACGGCGTGCAAAACAAAATCCATCCGGGCGAAGCAGCATCGAAAGATCTCTACCATTTGCCGCCAGAAGAAGACAAGTTGATCCCAACTGTCTGCGCGTCATTGGAAGAAGCATTGGAAGCGCTAGACAAGGATCGTGAATTCTTGACCCGCGGTGGTGTTTTCAGCGACAGCATGATCGATGCTTATCTAGAGTTGAAGATGCAAGAAGTACAGCGCTTCCGCATGGCGACGCATCCGATTGAGTTTGACATGTATTACTCGGTGTAA
- a CDS encoding DUF4124 domain-containing protein, protein MKHLIPGILIVAAMSAIGGAAMAQSNIYLCVDAQGTREYKNTGDTKGCKKVDLPPLSVASSPRPAVGSNAANKSSPVTPPDFPKVDGGTQKTRDNDRRQILQDELKTEQQKLADIEKVYNNGVPERQGNERNYAKYQERVASMKDDLARTQKNIEALNRELSNLK, encoded by the coding sequence ATGAAGCACCTCATTCCGGGAATTCTGATCGTTGCTGCCATGAGCGCAATCGGTGGGGCTGCCATGGCCCAAAGTAATATCTATCTTTGTGTCGATGCGCAAGGCACCAGGGAATATAAAAATACAGGTGATACCAAAGGCTGCAAAAAGGTGGATTTACCACCGTTGTCAGTAGCGTCATCACCGCGTCCAGCAGTTGGATCAAACGCGGCGAATAAGTCGTCGCCAGTGACGCCGCCAGACTTTCCTAAAGTCGACGGTGGGACTCAAAAAACGCGTGACAATGACCGCCGTCAGATTCTGCAGGACGAATTAAAGACAGAACAGCAGAAGCTCGCAGATATTGAAAAAGTGTACAACAACGGTGTGCCGGAACGTCAGGGCAATGAGCGCAACTATGCGAAATACCAGGAACGGGTAGCATCGATGAAAGATGATTTGGCGCGCACTCAAAAAAATATTGAAGCGCTTAACCGCGAGCTTTCGAATTTAAAATAA
- the glnL gene encoding nitrogen regulation protein NR(II) — MTTKTAVPTATEGLELLASAVLLLDREGRIVYANPTAESLLESSVKALKQQKLSDLFLNGGQLAAVFEKAVAHQFDDLRQDLILDRIGREPLWVDTIAKVLDNPATPVLIELRENVQQLRLEREERLFDQSQVNKELIRNLAHEIKNPLGGIRGAAQLLELELPERHLKELREYTQVIIKEADRLQTLVDRLLAPHRRAHIVGDVDIHEVCERVRSLMVAEFPHGLRINRDYDLSIPQFRGDKEQLIQAILNIAHNAAQALAHRIQDGDADLTFQTRIVRQVTLAKVRYRLALDLHIIDNGPGIPIDIQERIFYPLVSGRDGGSGLGLTLAQTFVQQHSGVIECESRPGCTDFRVLIPLP, encoded by the coding sequence ATGACAACTAAAACTGCAGTACCGACAGCAACTGAAGGGCTTGAACTACTGGCCTCGGCGGTTCTATTGCTGGACAGAGAAGGACGTATTGTCTATGCCAATCCTACCGCAGAAAGTTTACTCGAAAGTTCGGTTAAGGCACTCAAGCAACAAAAGCTGAGTGATCTATTTTTAAATGGTGGTCAGCTGGCTGCTGTCTTTGAGAAGGCGGTCGCGCATCAGTTTGACGATCTGCGGCAGGATTTGATTTTGGACCGCATTGGTCGCGAACCGCTTTGGGTCGATACCATCGCGAAGGTACTCGACAATCCCGCCACACCTGTTCTGATCGAGTTACGAGAAAATGTTCAACAACTCAGATTAGAAAGAGAAGAACGGCTGTTCGATCAAAGTCAGGTGAATAAGGAATTAATTCGCAATCTGGCGCATGAAATTAAAAATCCTCTCGGTGGCATTCGGGGTGCTGCGCAGTTGCTCGAACTGGAACTGCCCGAGCGTCACCTGAAAGAGTTACGCGAATACACGCAGGTAATTATTAAGGAAGCCGATCGGCTGCAAACATTGGTGGACCGTCTACTCGCGCCGCATCGACGAGCGCACATCGTCGGCGATGTCGACATCCATGAGGTGTGTGAGAGGGTGCGCAGCCTTATGGTCGCCGAGTTTCCGCATGGCTTAAGGATTAATCGCGATTACGACTTGTCGATCCCACAATTTCGCGGTGATAAAGAGCAGCTCATTCAAGCCATACTCAACATCGCGCATAATGCCGCGCAGGCTTTAGCGCACCGTATTCAGGACGGAGATGCCGATTTGACATTTCAGACCAGAATTGTGCGTCAGGTAACGTTGGCGAAGGTCCGTTATCGCCTGGCATTAGACTTGCATATCATTGATAACGGACCGGGTATTCCTATCGACATTCAGGAGCGTATTTTTTATCCTCTCGTATCGGGGCGTGATGGTGGGAGTGGTTTGGGGCTGACGCTGGCACAGACCTTTGTACAACAGCACTCGGGAGTAATCGAGTGCGAAAGTCGCCCGGGCTGTACTGATTTCAGGGTATTGATTCCTCTGCCTTAA
- the ntrC gene encoding nitrogen regulation protein NR(I), with protein sequence MKPIWIVDDDESIRWVLEKALARENLVTKSFSNARDAMDALQSSTPQVLVSDIRMPGTSGLELLQTIKAQHPGVPVIIITAFSDLDSAVAAFQGGAFEYLAKPFDLEKAVELIRRALDESLREVNIEQASAETPEILGQAPAMQDVFRAIGRLSQSHVTVLITGESGTGKELVARALHKHSPRALQPFIALNTAAIPKDLLESELFGHERGAFTGAQASRRGRFEQAEGGTLFLDEIGDMPFDLQTRLLRVLSDGHFYRVGGHQSLKANVRVIAATHQNLETRVREGLFREDLYHRLNVIRLRLPSLRERREDIPILTRHFLGQSAKQLGVESKRVSEGAMRFISALDLPGNVRQLENLCNWITVMAPGQTVEIKDLPQELIAEYDKPLGQLSHDVTGNTYVSAGLAPFDLHVASTTNISPEDVNRFAKLSDTNLTSAANDGRNWISLLEVEAATMLTGGDTDVMDVLGRQFESALIKIALKHTHGRKNDAAIRLGIGRNTITRKIQELGIAGAKDD encoded by the coding sequence ATGAAACCAATTTGGATTGTTGACGACGACGAATCGATACGATGGGTGCTGGAAAAAGCGCTGGCCCGTGAAAATCTGGTCACCAAGAGTTTTTCGAATGCACGCGATGCGATGGATGCGTTGCAATCCAGCACACCACAAGTGCTTGTCTCAGACATTCGTATGCCGGGGACATCCGGACTTGAATTATTGCAAACAATTAAAGCGCAACATCCGGGCGTGCCGGTTATCATCATCACCGCGTTTTCGGATCTTGATTCAGCCGTCGCCGCATTTCAGGGCGGTGCGTTTGAATATCTCGCAAAGCCGTTCGATCTGGAAAAAGCAGTCGAACTCATTCGGCGTGCGCTGGACGAAAGCTTACGCGAAGTCAATATAGAGCAAGCCTCCGCCGAAACGCCGGAAATTCTGGGTCAGGCGCCCGCAATGCAGGATGTGTTTCGCGCCATTGGACGTCTTTCACAATCGCATGTAACCGTTTTGATAACGGGCGAATCGGGTACTGGAAAGGAACTGGTGGCGCGCGCTCTACATAAACACAGCCCACGTGCGTTACAACCTTTTATCGCATTGAACACAGCCGCAATTCCAAAAGATTTGCTTGAATCCGAATTGTTCGGGCACGAGCGTGGTGCATTTACCGGTGCGCAGGCGTCACGACGCGGGCGCTTTGAGCAAGCTGAAGGTGGAACCCTGTTTCTGGATGAAATTGGTGATATGCCGTTTGATTTACAAACGCGCTTATTACGCGTTCTCTCTGATGGTCATTTTTATCGGGTTGGCGGTCATCAGTCGCTCAAAGCCAATGTCCGTGTCATAGCCGCCACGCATCAGAATCTGGAAACGCGGGTGCGGGAAGGTCTGTTCCGTGAAGACTTATATCACCGACTAAATGTCATCCGTTTGCGCTTGCCAAGTTTGCGTGAGCGACGTGAAGATATTCCCATTCTGACGCGTCATTTTCTAGGACAAAGTGCTAAGCAACTAGGCGTTGAAAGCAAACGTGTTTCCGAAGGTGCGATGCGTTTTATCAGTGCTTTGGACTTGCCCGGTAACGTCCGACAGCTAGAAAATCTCTGCAACTGGATCACTGTGATGGCGCCCGGCCAGACAGTTGAAATCAAGGATTTGCCGCAGGAATTAATTGCTGAATATGATAAGCCGCTTGGCCAGCTTAGCCACGATGTGACTGGTAACACCTATGTATCGGCTGGTCTGGCGCCATTTGATCTGCACGTCGCGTCGACTACAAATATCTCTCCGGAAGATGTAAATCGATTTGCAAAGTTGTCAGATACGAACTTAACTTCTGCTGCCAACGATGGCCGAAATTGGATCAGTCTTTTAGAAGTGGAGGCCGCTACGATGCTGACCGGCGGTGATACCGACGTGATGGATGTATTGGGACGGCAATTTGAATCTGCGCTGATCAAGATCGCTCTGAAGCATACTCATGGACGCAAGAACGATGCAGCAATCAGATTGGGGATCGGGCGCAATACTATCACGCGGAAAATTCAGGAATTAGGAATAGCTGGCGCAAAGGACGATTAA
- a CDS encoding metallophosphoesterase family protein, which yields MRLAILSDLHLTVAEMSVPPSNCDVVILAGDIARPQQAITWARQFDVPVVYVPGNHEYYGGSLTGTLATLRTLAEGTNVHILERDEMCLHGVRFLGCTLWTDFRLAPTVEECDASMTMARELVRDFSRIKLDVDNETLFTPVISRQIFDQSVTWLGHKFAESFDGTTVVVSHHAPTRDSIHPKYEGSPFNGCFVSDIEQKLASWQPALWVHGHLHDSSDYQIKQTRVVCNPRGYVRDGIAENPLFDPHLVIQI from the coding sequence ATGCGTCTTGCGATCCTGTCCGATCTACACCTGACCGTCGCGGAAATGTCCGTACCGCCCAGCAATTGCGATGTCGTGATTTTGGCCGGAGACATCGCTCGCCCGCAACAGGCGATTACCTGGGCGCGTCAATTTGACGTGCCGGTTGTCTATGTTCCTGGTAATCATGAATATTACGGTGGCAGCCTGACCGGTACTTTGGCAACCTTGCGCACACTTGCAGAAGGTACGAACGTTCATATTCTTGAGCGTGACGAAATGTGCTTGCATGGCGTACGCTTTCTAGGATGTACCTTGTGGACTGATTTTCGACTGGCACCGACCGTCGAAGAATGTGACGCATCAATGACCATGGCTCGCGAGCTTGTTCGTGATTTCAGTCGTATAAAACTGGATGTGGACAATGAAACTTTATTTACGCCTGTTATATCGCGGCAGATTTTTGATCAGTCGGTAACTTGGTTGGGGCACAAATTTGCTGAATCTTTCGACGGTACAACAGTCGTTGTCTCGCACCATGCGCCTACAAGAGATAGTATTCATCCAAAATATGAGGGCTCACCTTTCAATGGATGTTTCGTTTCTGACATTGAACAAAAACTTGCATCCTGGCAGCCAGCGTTATGGGTCCACGGACACCTGCATGACAGTTCCGATTACCAAATAAAGCAGACGCGTGTGGTGTGCAATCCGCGTGGTTATGTACGCGATGGCATTGCCGAGAATCCGTTGTTCGATCCGCATCTGGTGATCCAGATATGA
- a CDS encoding glutathione S-transferase — protein MTDQGLPILYTFRRCPYAIRARLAIKASAVPVRMVEVSLRNKPQAMLDCSPKGTVPVLHFQDGTVIDQSIDIMRWALAINDPQDWLIGCDDLSPDVAALIAQNDGSFKHSLDRYKYAERFPTFSAADYRLQCELFLSILNARLSLHGYLLRDQPSLADMALFPFIRQFAHVDKEWFYGVNNAHIHVIRWLDSLIESPLFGAVMEKKCAPT, from the coding sequence ATGACCGATCAAGGTCTGCCGATCCTGTACACATTTCGTCGCTGCCCTTATGCGATCCGTGCACGTTTGGCAATCAAGGCCAGCGCAGTGCCGGTTCGGATGGTAGAAGTCAGCCTGCGTAATAAACCACAAGCGATGCTGGATTGCTCTCCAAAAGGGACTGTGCCGGTATTGCACTTTCAGGATGGAACAGTCATCGACCAAAGCATCGATATTATGCGATGGGCGCTGGCGATTAACGATCCGCAGGATTGGTTGATTGGGTGCGATGACTTGTCGCCTGATGTCGCTGCGTTGATCGCGCAAAATGATGGCAGCTTTAAGCACAGCCTTGATCGTTATAAATATGCAGAGCGATTTCCAACATTCTCCGCAGCAGATTATCGCCTTCAGTGTGAACTATTTCTATCGATCTTAAATGCGCGCCTGTCGTTGCATGGCTACTTATTGCGAGACCAGCCGAGCCTCGCCGACATGGCACTTTTTCCATTCATTCGGCAATTCGCGCACGTGGATAAGGAATGGTTTTATGGCGTCAATAATGCGCATATACACGTTATCCGATGGTTAGATTCGTTGATCGAATCGCCCCTGTTTGGTGCCGTCATGGAAAAGAAATGCGCGCCAACATAG
- a CDS encoding YkgJ family cysteine cluster protein: MTDNMQKIRFFRSHIPTFACVPGCHDCCGPVKASSDEMARMPVKSDTEHDVALANLSCPHLGEKGCQVYEDRPIICRLFGTTPRLACPNGMRPDQMIDTRIEAKIDQFFRGVRHVLV, from the coding sequence TTGACCGACAACATGCAAAAAATAAGATTCTTTCGGTCGCACATACCGACATTTGCTTGCGTTCCCGGTTGCCACGATTGCTGTGGACCGGTAAAGGCCTCATCTGACGAGATGGCGAGAATGCCCGTTAAAAGTGACACAGAACATGATGTTGCATTAGCCAACTTAAGCTGCCCACATCTCGGTGAGAAGGGCTGTCAGGTTTATGAAGACCGGCCGATCATTTGTCGTCTGTTTGGCACTACGCCGCGACTTGCATGTCCAAACGGGATGCGCCCGGACCAGATGATCGATACACGAATCGAGGCAAAAATTGATCAGTTTTTTCGAGGAGTGCGCCATGTGTTGGTGTGA